The proteins below are encoded in one region of Limnohabitans sp. 63ED37-2:
- a CDS encoding histone gives MATAKKAAATKAAPAKKAAPAKKAAPAKKVAAAKKPAAKKAAPAKKAAPAKKAVAAKKPAAKKAAPAKKAAPAKKVAAAKKPAAKKAAPAKKAVAKKAVAKKAAPAKKAAPAKKAAVKKTAAKKPAAKKAVVKKAAKKPAAKKASKAPAAPAAQTTLNPQAAWPFPSAAKP, from the coding sequence ATGGCAACTGCAAAAAAAGCAGCAGCAACAAAAGCTGCTCCAGCAAAAAAGGCCGCACCGGCCAAGAAAGCGGCTCCAGCTAAAAAAGTAGCCGCAGCCAAGAAACCCGCCGCTAAAAAAGCAGCTCCAGCAAAGAAAGCCGCTCCTGCCAAAAAAGCAGTCGCAGCCAAAAAGCCAGCCGCTAAAAAAGCAGCACCGGCCAAAAAAGCCGCTCCCGCCAAAAAAGTAGCAGCAGCCAAAAAGCCAGCCGCGAAAAAGGCAGCACCGGCCAAAAAAGCCGTTGCAAAGAAAGCTGTAGCGAAAAAAGCCGCTCCCGCCAAAAAAGCAGCACCGGCCAAAAAAGCCGCAGTCAAGAAGACTGCAGCCAAGAAGCCAGCTGCCAAAAAAGCGGTTGTGAAAAAAGCGGCCAAAAAACCAGCAGCAAAGAAGGCATCCAAAGCACCCGCTGCCCCGGCTGCACAAACGACCCTGAATCCTCAAGCTGCGTGGCCGTTTCCTTCGGCCGCCAAGCCCTGA